A single genomic interval of Prunus dulcis chromosome 5, ALMONDv2, whole genome shotgun sequence harbors:
- the LOC117628561 gene encoding uncharacterized protein LOC117628561 — MALALVGGAAIGALFGALYDVVKESMGRTVLQYNPLLGDLKFTLESLRPRIVQQIRDHNVELGLPNDDIESLQRQMEDGIVLVRKLSNNGMWNCYAWGSCCNCTKPSYSDQLVDLDRSLRILLEILKLQEARDVKEVLLLTRKIDDKQDELERRMSDLLKVQQEAGDVRGSSGSNIGTTVQQGNEGNGGHQVAPVCGVGGAATLGAVFGVLFDTVARVKDKTMMLKRPLEDVKSTLDSLKPLIEEIAAYNKVLNLPKEELEKVRFQMEEGVELLHKCSKVRQWTSYNRYEYANKLLGLDESLQGLLNILRVQLARDVRERLVSVSKIEKLIDQIEESGTVQLQNHPTEIEDSCDVLEPPQPEVGLSVQGTRDVKETLDSAAKIEVGVKRIEGSGDVQGQTDMGIGEPKLPTLEAPDVENEVIEYVSSTVTVGLDEDLICVSPAPSFTAMDDEPTAYFSDFSTSYLEDKISHVSEDANPMAHFHDSSASTARDRSSYVSRDVGTKFPLGNPVKSTQIYLHQKLELKVSADDKKMKKVTEAVCAIRGVSSISWDAKNQKLTVFGQLDPMVILTKLRKIVRKTEFISVAMEEIKEDKKERNLTMKEKMEDNKDCSIGYSLQHFAELISYQGARHLRIDERN; from the exons ATGGCACTGGCTTTGGTTGGAGGGGCTGCCATAGGAGCACTCTTCGGAGCGCTGTATGATGTCGTTAAGGAATCGATGGGCAGGACTGTTTTGCAGTATAACCCCCTCCTTGGAGATCTTAAATTCACTCTGGAATCTCTACGGCCGCGCATCGTCCAACAGATACGAGATCATAATGTGGAGTTAGGCCTCCCGAACGACGATATCGAGAGCCTACAAAGACAAATGGAGGACGGCATAGTGCTTGTTAGGAAGCTGTCAAATAATGGTATGTGGAATTGTTATGCATGGGGCAGCTGCTGCAACTGCACAAAGCCCAGTTACAGCGACCAACTTGTTGACTTGGATAGGTCTCTTAGAATACTGTTAGAGATATTGAAGCTGCAGGAAGCAAGGGATGTGAAGGAGGTCTTGCTTTTGACTAGGAAGATCGATGACAAACAAGATGAATTGGAAAGAAGAATGTCAGATTTGCTGAAAGTGCAGCAGGAAGCAGGGGATGTGAGAGGGTCTTCAGGAAGCAACATAGGCACGACGGTACAGCAAGGAAACGAAGGGAATGGAGGGCATCAAGTGGCGCCAGTATGCGGAGTAGGAGGGGCTGCTACTCTAGGAGCAGTTTTTGGAGTGTTGTTTGATACCGTTGCGCGAGTGAAGGACAAGACTATGATGCTTAAACGCCCTCTCGAAGATGTCAAATCCACGCTAGACTCGTTAAAACCACTAATAGAAGAAATAGCAGCGTATAACAAGGTATTGAATCTCCCAAAGGAGGAATTAGAAAAGGTTAGATTTCAAATGGAAGAGGGTGTGGAGCTACTTCACAAGTGCTCCAAGGTTCGTCAGTGGACTAGCTACAACAGGTATGAATATGCAAACAAACTTCTTGGATTGGATGAATCGCTTCAAGGATTGTTAAATATATTAAGAGTGCAATTAGCAAGGGATGTGAGGGAGAGGTTGGTTTCCGTAAGTAAAATAGAGAAGTTGATTGATCAAATTGAAGAGAGTGGTACGGTACAATTACAGAATCATCcaactgaaattgaagattcaTGTGATGTACTTGAACCCCCACAACCTGAAGTTGGATTGAGTGTGCAGGGAACAAGGGATGTGAAGGAGACATTGGATTCGGCAGCAAAAATAGAGGTTGGGGTGAAGCGAATTGAAGGTAGTGGAGATGTACAAGGTCAAACTGACATGGGAATAGGTGAACCTAAGTTGCCTACACTTGAAGCTCCGGATGTTGAAAATGAGGTGATTGAATATGTATCTTCAACGGTTACAGTTGGCTTGGATGAAGACCTGATATGTGTTTCTCCCGCACCTTCCTTCACAGCGATGGATGACGAACCAACTGCTTACTTTAGTGATTTCTCCACATCCTACCTGGAAGACAAAATCTCTCATGTTTCAGAAGATGCTAACCCGATGGCTCATTTTCATGATTCCTCTGCATCCACCGCAAGAGATAGAAGCTCTTATGTTTCAAGGGATGTTGGGACAAAG TTTCCTCTTGGCAATCCTGTCAAGTCTACACAGATATATTTGCACCAGAAGTTGGAACTGAAGGTGAGTGCTGAtgacaaaaaaatgaagaaagtcACGGAAGCTGTCTGTGCCATAAGGG GGGTTAGTTCGATTAGTTGGGATGCGAAGAACCAAAAGCTAACAGTGTTTGGACAGTTGGATCCAATGGTAATACTGACTAAGTTGAGGAAGATAGTTCGTAAAACAGAGTTTATATCAGTAGCCatggaagaaataaaagaagataagaaagagagaaatcttactatgaaagagaaaatggaaGACAACAAAGACTGCAGCATTGGGTACAGCCTGCAGCATTTTGCTGAATTAATTTCGTATCAAGGGGCTCGGCATCTGCGTATTGATGAAAGGAACTAA